The Desulfotignum phosphitoxidans DSM 13687 genomic sequence GCAGCAAATTGATCAGGGAGTGCTCGATCATGCCCGGATCAGCCAGGACATCGGGCAGATCCGAATCATATGACCGCTGGATATGAATACCTTCCAGATCTTTTTTCATCAGCGCCAGTGCCAGATCGATCTTTTGGTTGAGCGAAAAATATTTCTGCCGGGGGGCCTGATTTTTGGCAAACGCAATCAGGTTCCGGGTCAGATACTGCCCTTTTTCCGTATGCGCCAGTATTCTTTTGAGCATTTTTTGTAAGTCGGGATCATCATGGTCCATGAGCATCAGTTCAACATTCCCCATGATCACTCCGAGAATGTTGTTGAAGTCATGGGCCATTTTCCCTGCCACCTGGCCGATCAGGGCCAGTTTCTGCTGTTCACCCAACAGCTTCTGGGCCTTGATTTTTTCCTTTTCAATCTTCTGACGCCAGGAAATATCATGGATCACCACCAGGGTATGGCTCAGTTTTTTGTCGTCATGGGCAAAATCCAGGGTCACGGCAACCGTTAATTGTTTTCCTTGTTTGGAAATCAGGTCATATTCAATATCTTTTGTTTCCGGTTCACCGGCAGCCAGATTTGCAATCCGTTCCTTGAACCGGTCCCGGCTTTTTTTTGTCAGAAGATCCAATGGCTTCATGTCCATGAATTCGGCCTGGGTATATCCTGAAAATTTACAAATAACATCATTGACACGGAAAAATCTATTTTTTTCAAAATCCACTTCACAGATCCCGGCCGGGGCATGGGAAAAAAGATACCGGTATCTTTTTTCACTTTCCACCAGAGCCTCCTGAGCCTGTTTGCGTTCAATGGCAAGCGCCATCTGATGGGACACGGCCGACAGCACCTCAAGATCCTTGCGTGTATAAAGATCCGGATCTGTATAGCTTTGTACGGCCACCACCCCGAGCACCTTGTCTTTAACCACTAAAGGGACCCCCATCCAGATGACGGCCAAAGGTCCCCATGTCTGGTTGTTTGCCTCCCGTTTCCGAAGTTCTTCCCGATTCAGCAGAACCGCTTCTTTTTTTGCAAAAACAAGGCCGGTCAATGAGTTGTTTTTTGCACTATCAAACTCAATGGGAAGAAAATCATCATCAGCCGTATCCACATGATATGGAAAATACAGGGTATGGGTCTGAGGATCTTTGAGCGCAATAAAAAAATTGGTCACATCGATGATCGGAAACAATGATTCATGAATGGTCTGAAACAGATCGTTCAGATCCCGGGCCGTGGTAACGGCACCCAGGATTTTGAACATGGCCACATTAATATCTTCGGCTTCTTTTTTTTGGGTGATATCCAGAAAATGGGAATGGACCGCAGGCTGGCCATCGAAGTCAATCAGCGCCGTGTAGGTTTCCACCCACCGGTACCCTTTTGTTTTATGACGAATCCGGTATTGCTGAACAGGAGAGACATCCATACCAGCCAGTCGGTTTTTAAAATTGCTGAAAAACAGCGCCCGGTCCTCCGGGTGAAGGATACCCTTGAGCTGTTCCGGTGTGAAATTTTTAAGTTCAGACGGTGTATATCCGGAAATCCTTGCCATGGGTGAACTGACAAACACCAGCCGTGCGGGACGATCTCTGGCAATCACCAGGCCCTGCAGAGATTCTTCCACCAGTTGGCGGTACTGTTTTTGATTTTTCTTCAGCCGTCTTTCCTTTTCAAGCAGATCGTGTTCCAGCTGCTGGGAATTGAGCTGCATCAGCCCCATCACAAAGGCAAACTGCAACAATATGAGGCTGAATAAAACCATCTCATGGAACGGGGCACTTTCCATGAAACTGTCAAAGGTACTCCCGGAAACCAGGTAAAAGGTCCCCCGGGCAAAAAACAGCACAAACAGCAATATCAGGGATATGACAAGCAAAATATTGTCCCGGAACCGGACCGCCGGGGTCTGGAATATAAATACGCGAAAAATCAACCCGAGATAAATCAGCGCATAAAAGGAACTGATGACGATGCGGGCATCGACACTGGGGACCCAATAGGTAAAACAAGGCACCACAACCAAAGACAGCAAACCGGCAAATACCAGATGCTTTCCGGTTTTAACCGGTCGCGCGCTCAGATGTGTGAACCCCATGTAAGTTAAGAAAATCGCTGAAAAAACCAAAATATTGGCCAGCACGATGCTGAACAGATCCGGTATCAGATCCCGAAAACTGATCAACAGAAACCCCAGGGACAGTGATCCCATCCCTAAGGTCCATAGACGAAAATTGCCATAAATTTTTCGGTTGAGTGTGTAGCAGGCCATGGAAACAGCCGATACCAGCAGGGTCCCCCCAAAAACCAGCAAAAGCGTACGAATATTAAAAAATTCGATCATTAACGCTGTTTTCCCTTTAGCTAAAGTATAATACCCCCCTTTTAATAAGACGGGCATTCACTTTAGCACACAATGAATGCGGCAAAAACAAAATTTTAACGATCAAAAATTACTGCCGGGCTGAACGTTTGTACCAGCGCCAGTCCCGGCAGGTATTGATGCAGCAGCTTTTTACCCGTGCAGCGGCATGCCCGTTGCTTTGGCCGCTGCTTCTCCCATGATTTCCGCCAGCGTGGGATGGGCATGGATGGTATGGGCGATGTCTTTGGCCGTCAACCCTTTTTCAATGGCCAGGGTGGCTTCGGCAATCAAATCCGTGGCGTGGGGACCGATGAGATGCATTCCCAGGACCCGGCCCGAGGATTTGTCCACAATCATTTTGGCTTCTCCGGCAATTTCGTCAATGGCATGGGCTTTGCCCAGGACCCGGAAGTTCACGGATGCCGTGTCCACCTCCAGGCCTTTTTTCCGGGCTTCCTCTTCGCTGAGTCCCACAGTCCCGATTTCCGGCATGGTAAAAATCGCCCCGGGCACGGCATCATACCCCATGGTTTGATTTTCTCCCATGGCATTGCCGGCGGCCACCAGCCCTTCATGGGACGCCACATGGGCCAGCATCACCCGGGAGGGTCCCAGAATATCGCCGATGGCATACACGTTTTTCACAGCGGTTTCCATTCTGTCATTCACATCAATCCATCCGGGCCCGACCGTATCCAGGCCGATGGTATCCAGTCCCAGATCCTTGGACAGCGGGGTCCGGCCGATGCATACGGCCATGAGATCCGAGGCAATGGTATCGGTTTTGGGATCTTTGGCTTTGGGATTGTCCGTGAACGGGCTTTTGGCCAGAGAAATTTGGCAGCCGCTGCCGGACGTGTCACATGCCGTCACCACAGTGTCGCAGAGCACCGTGATTTTCTGTTTTTTCATCTCTCTGAGCAACAGTTTGGACACGGCCGTATCCACGGACGGCAACGGCAAAAGCCGGGACATGGCTTCCACGATGGTCACCTGGGTGCCCAGGGCCGTGAAAATGCCTGCGAATTCGCATCCGATCACCCCGCCGCCCACGATGGTCATGGATTCCGGCACATGATCCAGCACCAGAATATCATTGGAAGACAGAATCTTTTTGCCGTCAAAGGCAAAATCCGGCACATTCATCGGCCGGGTCCCGACGGCAATAATAAGTTTGTTCCAGCTCAAGGATGCCGTGATATCATCCTCACCCGTCACTTCCAGGGCCCCGGGTCCGGTGATTCTGGCACAACCTTTGATCACATTGACCTTTCGTCCCTCGAGCAGGCCGTCAATGCCGGCCCGCTGGGATGCCAGAATCTTGTTTTTTCTGGCCATGAGCCCGGCCATGTCCGGCAGCACCGCCCCCTCCAGCTGAATGCCGAAATCCAGGGCTTTTCTGCATTTTTGAAGAATATCCGCCGTATTTTTCATGATTTTGGATGGAATACATCCCCAGTTGAGACAGGTGCCCCCTAAGTTCTCTTTTTCGATTACGGTCACATCCGCGCCCAGAGTCGCGGCCCGCAACGCCGCCACATACCCCCCCGGCCCTCCGCCGATCACCACGATTTTTTCAGTCATGCCTCCTCCTTTCATGGAAAATCTATTAATTTGTCTTTTTTTAATTTCATTTTTCACAAATTTTTTAAAAATTAATTGACATTATCATTAATCTGGTCTAATGATCAAGATAATTAAAAAAAATTTATGTTTTCCTCACTTTATCAGCATAAAAGAGGTGGAATGAAAATAGATCAGACAAATATCGACATCATCAGAGAACTCAAACAGGGAAAAAGGTCTTTCAAGAAAATTGCGGACAAGCTTGAAATCACGGAAAACACCGTCCGGTCCCGAGTGAATAAATTGCAGGAAGAAGGCGTACTGGAGATTTGCGGTCTGGTGGATCCTGACATGCTCCCGGGTCACCGGGTGGTGATCATCGGCATCAAACTGTCAGAGATGAATCTGGTGGAAAAAGGCGAGGAGATCAGCCGGCTTCGGGGGGTCATTCATACCAATGTGGTCACGGGACGGTTTGACCTGCTGATCATGGTCATGTTTAAAAAAGAATTCGGACTTCTGGAATTTTACACTGAAGAAATCGCCAAGATTAACGGTGTCCGGTCCGTGGAAACCTTTGTTGTATACAAGTCATATAATTTAAAGGTTCCCTATATTTTTTAATCTTTAAATTTGAAGGTCATTATTATGAAAACCACACCATTGCACCAATGGCACCTGGATGCCGGTGCCAACATGGCTGACTTCGGCGGATATGACATGCCCCTGTGGTATGACACCGGAGTCAAAAATGAACATTTGGCCGTGCTCACTTCCGCCGGCATATTTGATACCAGCCACATGGCCTGTGTCACTGTGGAAGGACCGGATGCGTTCTCTCTGCTCAATTTCTGTTTTACAAGAGATCTGACACCTCTGGCCGTGGGCCGGTGTGTGTACGGCGCATTCCTGAATGAAAAAGGGCATTGTCTGGATGACGCCATTGTGTACAAATTTTCCGGCACCTCGTTCATGGTCTGTGTGAACGCCGGTATGGGCGGTGCGATTTCTGACCACCTGAACAAACACAAAAAAGACCGGGATGTCACGATCACGGACCTCACCGACAGGATCGCCAAAATGGATATCCAGGGAATCGATTCCGTGCGGATTCTGTCAAAACTGATCCAGTCTCCGGACACCGTGTTTGGAAAAATGCCCTATTTCTCCTTTAAAGGTCATTTTGATCCGAATCATCCGGAAGCGGGTGCGTCGAAACTGAAAAACGGCACCCCCGTGCTGCTGTCCCGGTCCGGGTATACCGGAGAGTTCGGATTTGAGATCTTCATTGCCCCTAACGCGATTGTGGATCTGTGGAAACAGGTGCTGGCGGCCGGCGAATCTTTCGGCATTACGGCCTGCGGCTTAGGTGCCCGGGATTCTCTGCGGGCCGGGGCCGGGCTGCCCCTGTCCCACCAGGATATCGGTCATTTCAAATTCATGAACCATCCCTGGGATTTTGCGTTACCTTATAATTCGGACAAATCCGGTTTTACCAAGGATTTTCTGGGCGCTGCCGCCCTGGTGCCTGAAAAAAATGATGTATATGTATTTCCCTTTGTGGGAGACAGCTTGAGAAAAGTGGCTGCCGGTGAAAATACGGGCGTGTTTGACGAAAACGAACAACAGATCGGGCATGTGCTCACCTGTGCCACGGACATGGGCATCACCTGGCATGAGGGAAAAATTGTCAGCATCAACACCTCGGATCTGCCGGACAACATTAAAATTAAAGGCATTGCCTGCGGATTTGTCATGGTTTCAAAACACCTGGAACCGGGCACAAAACTCATGCTCAAAGAGGGCAAGCGCGCCATCAGCGTGACCATCGTCACTGACATCCGGCCGGACAGAACCGCCAGAAAAAAAATCACCCATTTTATTTAAATTAAAAAGGAGGCTCTCATGAAAGACATCAATGAACTGAATTTACCTGAAGACGTCAAATACACCAAAGATCACGAATGGGCCAAAGCCGACGGGGATACCGTGACCATCGGCATCAATGATTATGCCCAGGATCAGCTGGGAGAAATCGTGTTTGTGGAAATGCCCGCAGTGGGGGATTCTTTTTCCGCAGAAGATGAGTTCGGGTCCGTGGAATCGGTCAAGGCCGTATCTGAAATGTACATGCCCATCTCCGGCGAGATCGTGGCCATCAACGAAGATCTGGAAGATGCGCCGGAAAATGTGAATGAAGACTGCTATCAGAGCGGATGGATCATCAAAGTCAAACCATCCGACCTTTCTGAAATGGATGCACTGATGGACAAAGCCGCATACCTTGAGATGCTGAAAGGATAAATCCTATGCGTTATCTGCCTCATACACAGGAAGATATCCAAAAGATGCTGGCCGTTGCCGGAGCCGGGTCTCTGGATGACCTGTTTAAAACCATTCCGGATGCCGTCAAAGTCAAAGACGGCCTGAACCTGCCGGAGCCCATGAGTGAGTGGGAACTCAACGATTACATGGAAAAACTGGCTTCGGAAAATATTGCCTGCAAAGGCTACACCTGCCTGATCGGGGCCGGCAGCTATGACCATTATATTCCGGCCATCATTCCCTATCTGGTATCCAGGTCTGAATTCGCCACGGCCTACACCCCGTACCAGCCGGAAGTCAGCCAGGGAACCCTCCAGGGCATTTACGAGTTCCAGACCATGGTCACGGATCTGTTGGGCATGGACATTGCCACAGCGTCCCATTATGACTGCGGCACGGCCCTGGCCGAATGCGCGTTGATCGCATTGCGCAAAAATAAAAAAGCCGACAAGATCGCCGTGTCCGACCTGGTGCATCCCAGCCACCGGGAAATCATCGACACCTATCTCAAACCTAGCGGGTACGAGATGGTGCTGATCCCTCATACCAAAGACGGTCTCACTGATATGACGGCCCTGGAAGCCATGGACGGCATTGCCGGCGTGGCCGTGCAGTCCCCCAACTTTTTCGGGCATATCGAAGATCTGGCTGCGGTCAAAAAAGTGGCGGATGCCAAAAAAATCCTGTTCATCACCTCTTTTACCGAAGCGTTGGCCTGGGGAATTTTGAAAAACCCGGGATCATTCGGCGCTGATCTGGTGGCAGGTGAAGGCCAGAGCTTAGGCATTGCCAAAACATTCGGCGGTCCGGGCTTGGGACTTCTGGCCGGCACATCCAAACTCATGCGGGACCTGCCCGGACGTCTGGTGGGCCGGGCCAAAGACAGCAACGGGGATGACGGGTATGTTTTGACCCTGTCCACCCGGGAACAGCATATCCGCCGGGAGAGAGCCTCGTCCAACATCTGCTCCAACAACGGACTCAATGCCATGACTGCGGCCATGTATCTGTCTACCATCGGCAAGATCGGGATCCGGGAAATCGCCCAGCTCAACCATGACAAGGCAATGTACCTGAAATCCGCGCTTGCGGGTGCCGGGTTTGAACCCGTGTTTGACCCGCCGTTTTTCAACGAGTTTGTGATGAAAGCCCCCAGGGATTTCAACCGGAAACGGATCGATCTGATCAACCGGCAGTGCGTTTTCGCCGGTCTGGATCTGGCCCCGTATTACCCAGAACTTACCGACCATTACCTGTTCTGCGCCACGGAAAAAGTGTCGAAACAGCAGATGGATCAGCTGGCAAAGGAGGTGGCATGATGACTCAGCGGCCAGGCACCAAAGGATTGATATTCAACGAACCCAATGTGTGGGACAAAAGCCGTGAAGGCCGGTGCGCCATTTCCCTGCCCAAAGCAGACGTGGAACGGTCCCCTCTGGATCCGGCACTGACCGGAGATACCCCGAACCTGCCCCAGCTGTCCGAGCTGGACGTGGTAAGACATTACACCAGGCTGTCCCAGTGGAACTTTGGCGTGGATTCCGGCATGTACCCCTTAGGGTCCTGCACCATGAAATACAACCCCAAAACCAACGAAGTTCAGGCGGCCCGCCAGGGATTTGCCGGGGCCCATCCCCTGGCCGGTGATGAATGCTCCCAGGGGGCGTTGCGGCTCATGTATGACCTGGAACGCTCTTTGGCGGAAATCACAGGGTTTGATGCCGTCACGCTGCAACCGGCTGCCGGAGCCCATGGCGAGCTCACCGGCATGCTGATTATCCATGCTTATCACGCCAAACAGGGCCGACAGCGGTCCAAGATCATCATTCCGGACACGGCCCACGGCACCAACCCGGCCTCGGCCACCTTGTGCGGATACAAAAGCGTCAACCTCAAATCCGGCCCCAAAGGGATTCTGGAGCCTGAGGCTGTGGCTGAAATCATGGATGAAGAAACCGCAGGTATCATGATCACCAACCCCAATACCTTAGGGCTGTTTGAGGAAAACATCAAAGAGATCTGCGAGATCGTCCATGCCAAGGGCGGGCTGGTATATGGGGACGGTGCCAACATGAACGCCATCATGGGTGTGGTGCAACCCGGGAAACTGGGCATTGACGTGCTTCATCTGAACCTGCACAAAACCTTTTCTACCCCGCACGGCGGCGGCGGACCCGGGTCCGGTCCCGTGGCTGTCAATGAAAAACTAACGCCGTTTCTGCCCGTTCCCCGGGTGGAAAAAGAGTTGGATACGTTCAAATTCGTGACAGACTGTCCGGATTCCATCGGCCGGCTCCACACGTTTTACGGGCATTTCGGGGTCATGATCAAGGCGTATGCCTATATTCTGACCATGGGGGCACAGGGCCTGCTGGATACCTCCCGCCTGGCCGTGCTCAATGCCAATTATATCAAGGAATCCCTCAAAGGGACCCTGAACCTGCCCTATGACCGGCCGTGCATGCATGAATGCGTGTTCAACGATGCCAAACAGCAGGAATATCACATCTCCACCATGGATATGGCCAAACGGCTGCTGGATTACGGATTTCATCCGCCCACAGTCTATTTCCCGCTGGTGGTGGACGGCGCGTTCATGGTGGAACCCACGGAAACCGAATCCAAAGAGGACATCGACCAGTTCATCGATGCGGTGAAAGCCATTGCCAAAGAAGCACAAACCGATCCGGAAAAACTGACTTCCGCCCCGGTGCTGCCCAAGGTGACCCGCCTGGATGAAGTGGCCGCGGCCAGAAAGCCATGTCTCAGAGGATAAACACCCTGTCCCGTGCCGGTGTATTCCAGGATTTAGGTCTCCTGGAATACACCACGGCACTGAATTTCCAGGAAACCGCCCGCAAAGAAAAAATTGAAGACCGGACCCGGCCGGACAAAATCTTTTTTGTCCAGCATCCGTCCGTGTTCACGTTCGGCAGAAACGGCGGACAGGAAAACCTGACCCGGTCTGAAGAATTTCTCAAAGACCGGGGCGTGGCCCTGGTGCAGACGGACCGAGGCGGCAATGTCACCTATCACGGTCCGGGTCAGGCCGTGCTGTATCCCGTGGTGGACCTGGAACAGGCCAGAATCGGAGTCACGGATTTCGTGTACGGGCTGGAGGAGATCATGGGACAGACGGCCAAAGATTTCGGCGTGCCCATTCATCGGGATCCCCGGAACCACGGCATGTGGACAGATTCAAAAAAAATCGGATCCGTGGGGCTGTCCATCAAACACGGCATCAGCATCCACGGCCTGGCATTGAACGTGTCCCTGGACCTGACCCCGTTTTCCTGGATCAATCCCTGCGGCATGTCCGGTGTTTTAATGACCTCCCTGAAACAGGAACTCAAAGACCGGGGATTGCCCGATCCCCCGCTTCCCATGGAATCCATCAAAGAAACCCTGATAACCTATTTCTGTCAATGGTTTCATTTTCATCCGGTAAAGGAGTCTGCCCATGCATCATTGTGCTGAAAAAAAAGGAAAGCCGGCCTGGCTGAAAAAACATCTTCCCAGAGGCGGCGATTATGCCCGGGTCACCCGGCTTTTGTCCGGTGCCAAGCTTCACACGGTCTGCCAGGAAGCCAACTGCCCCAACATGTTTGAATGCTTTTCCAAAGACACGGCCACGTTCATGATCTTAGGGGACCAGTGCACCCGGCATTGCCGTTTCTGCAATATCACGGCCCGCCCGCCCCTGCCTGTGGATCCGGATGAACCGGCCCGGGTGGCCAAAGCAGCCATGGATTTGGGCCTTCACTATGTGGTGGTCACCTCCGTGACCCGGGATGACCTGCCCGACGGCGGGGCCGCCCATTTTGCCGCTGTGATCCGCGCCATCAAGAAAATGGGACAGGATAAGGATCAGACCATTCGGGTGGAAGTGCTGATTCCGGATTTTCAAGGGGATATCGAAGCCCTGAAAACCGTGATGGATGCCGGTCCGGACGTGATCAATCACAACATTGAAACCGTGGCTGATTTGTATGTACAAGCAAGGCCCGAAGCCGTGTACCAGCGATCCTTGGACCTGCTGAGAAACGTCAAACGCCTGAACCCGGACATGCCGGCCAAATCCGGCATCATGGCGGGCCTGGGCGAAACCCGGGCACAACTGGAAAAAACGTTGCAGGATCTGGCGGATCACGGGTGCGACATGCTCACCATCGGCCAGTATCTTCAGCCCACCCGGAACCATTTGCCCGTGGAAAAATTCTATCCGCCCGAAGAATTTGATGACCTGGCAGACACCGCCCGGCACATGGGATTTAAAAAAGTGGCGTCCGGACCGTTTGTGAGAAGTTCATACAATGCGGAAGAATTGTTTCAACCGGCTTAGAGCGTCACGCATTTTTCCTTTAACGCGCCGGCTGTGGCGATTTCAATGAACGATGCCCCATGGGCCGGCCCGAAACTGCCGGCCAGTACAATGATCAATGAATCGTCCGCCAGTTTTTTTTCTTCCAGCATGCGGCAGATGGACAGTTTCAAGGTTTCCATGGATCCGGCGCTCATGGGAATGTAATCCGCCGACACCCCGAAAGATAGAGACAGCTGCCGCATCACCCGTTTGTCATACACCTGGGCATAAATGGGATTGTCCCCCCGGTAGGCGGCCAAGGCCAGAATGGTGTTCCCGGTCAGAGAATCCGCCACAATGGCTTTGGTGTTCAACCGCAAGGCCGCTTTGACCGCCGCCTTGGCCAGGTACGCAGTCACGATTTTTTCCGATGTATACGGGGTGTTGATAAAGCTGCTTGAATTGGTTTCCACTTCCATGGCAATTTTGGCCATGGTTCTCACTGCCACTTCCGGATATTTGCCGCTGGCGGTCTCCCCGGACAGCATCAATGCATCGGTCCTGTCCAGGCAGGCATTGGCCACATCCGACACTTCCGCCCGGGTGGGACGCGGGGAATCGATCATTGAATGCAGCATCTGGGTGGCCACAATCACGGGCCGCCGCCTTTCAATGCAGGTGGTGATGATCCTTTTCTGAATCAATGGGATTTTTTCCGTGGGAATCTCCACAGCCAGGTCCCCTCTGGCAATCATCACCCCATAGGCATGGTCCAGGATTTCATGGATATTTTCCACCCCGTGACTGTTCTCGATCTTGGCGATAATCTTGATCCGGGACTTTTTTTGGTCCAGGATTTCCTGCACCGCCAGCACATCTTCTTTGTTGCGCACAAAAGAATGGGCAATAAAATCCAGACGATGGTCGGCGGCCAGTTCAATAAACCCGATGTCTTTTTTGCTCAGCGCGGGCAGCTTCACATGCACGGACGGGATATTCACACTTTTTCTGGGATGGATCACCCCGTCGTTTTCCACCTGACACACCAGATAATCCGGTTTCTGGCTCACCACGGCCATGGCCACGGTGCCATCATCAATCAGAACGGAACTGCCCATGGGGACATCATTGACAAAGCCTTTGTGGGACACGTAAATCAGGTCACCAAAGGAGACCCCGGCGGGATCGCCTTTGATTTTCACAAAATCCCCATTGCGGACGATCAGGGGTTCCACGGCATCGCAGGTCCGGATCTCAGGCCCTTTGGTATCCACCAGAATACCGATTTTCTCAGACACGGCCCGGGTGTTTTCCACCACCTTCAGGGCATCGTCATGGGTCATGTGGGCGGTGTTGAGCCGGACCACGTTCATGCCGGCCCGATACAGTCGTTCAATAAACGCTTTGGAACAGTTCAGGCTGGAAATGGTTGCAATGATTTTGGTTTTACGCGGCATGGTGCGGGCCTCCTTTTTTGCAGAATGTCATCACAAACTGTTCAATGCCGGCTTGCGCACTGATGGATGACGATTTCAGGGCATAATCAAGATCTCCCAGAGAAATAAGCGCAGATCGGATCTCATTTAAGGAAAACCGGGCGGATTTTTCAACGGTTTGAAACACGGGATATGGGCTGTTGGGATTCGGCGCGATCACCAGGTCTTTGACCGCTGTCTTTGCCTGATCCCGGGCCGCCTGATCATGGGCGATGATGGCCGGCATGATCTGCTGTTTGAAAGCATTGAAATTCATCCGGTCCATTCTGATATCCGGGTGATTCTTGGAAAAATCCAGCATAAACGCCTTGACCAGGAGCATGCGCCTCACCAGGTTTTCAAAGGCTTTAAGAATCTGCAACTCATGAAACCCGTCTTTGAGCAATGAGGACAGATACATCAGGGCATCCCCCGTGTTTTTTTCCATGAGCGCATTGGTGAGGCTGAAAATCGGGTCTTTTTTGTCCCGAAGAATAACGGCTTCCACATCCGTGCGGGTGATGTCCGGACGATTCCCTGTATATGCCGTCAATTTTTCAAGGTTCTGGGCAAACAGGGCCGGATTGAACCCCGTGCGGTCCGCCAGCTCGGAAAATGCCGCCGGCGCCATGGTTTTGCCGTTTTGCTTTAAAATTTGTCCGGCCATGTTCTGAAGTACCTGGCGCTGATCATCCATGTCCGCTTTTCTGGCGCCCTGGGGCACGGTGCAGTCAATGATCAACCCGGTTTTTTCCAGGGTTTTGACGATTTTTCTGCGCCGGTCCAGGGATTGTGTGGTCATCACCAGAAAATGCCCCTCCGGAATGCCATTTTCAACCACGTCAGACAACCGCTTCAGGTCGTTTTCCGAATAAGACACCTCCCCTGCCCCGGCTTTGACCGCAAACATCGGGGCCTGCCGGACCAGCACCATTTTTTTCTCCCCAAAAAAAGAAAACGTGGAGATCTGCTCGATCACATCTCCCATGATCGTGGTGCGGCCATCCAGGGTTTCCAGGTGAAACCCGCGGGAATTGCCCGGGTTCAGGCTGGTTTTGATCCCGTCCACGGCTTTTTGCACCAGATAGGATTCCCCGGCACACAGGACAAATCCGGGCACGGAATTGCCGGCATCGGCCAGCCATTGTTCCAGGCCGGGATGTTTAACGGTCGCCACGAGAAGACAAGGCCAGTTTCACCATTGCCGCCAGGGCAATGACAATGGCCAGAATCCCGATTCCCTGGGATACGGATAAAAATTCCAAGAAAAAATCGCCCCGGAAATCCCCCCGGAAAAATTCAATGATAAACCGGAACACGGAATATAAAATAATGTAACTTAAAAAAATCATCCCATGAAACCGCTTGCGGCGCTGGAGAAATATCAGGATAAGAAACAGAATCAGATTGGCCGCCACCATGTAGATCTGGGTGGGGTGCAGGGGCACATGCAGCGGGGCCAGGCTGTCCGGATGGGAAAACTGCACGGCAATGGGCAGATCACACTGCCGCCCATAGCAGCATCCGGCAAAAAAACACCCCAGCCGGCCGATGC encodes the following:
- the gcvPA gene encoding aminomethyl-transferring glycine dehydrogenase subunit GcvPA, whose product is MRYLPHTQEDIQKMLAVAGAGSLDDLFKTIPDAVKVKDGLNLPEPMSEWELNDYMEKLASENIACKGYTCLIGAGSYDHYIPAIIPYLVSRSEFATAYTPYQPEVSQGTLQGIYEFQTMVTDLLGMDIATASHYDCGTALAECALIALRKNKKADKIAVSDLVHPSHREIIDTYLKPSGYEMVLIPHTKDGLTDMTALEAMDGIAGVAVQSPNFFGHIEDLAAVKKVADAKKILFITSFTEALAWGILKNPGSFGADLVAGEGQSLGIAKTFGGPGLGLLAGTSKLMRDLPGRLVGRAKDSNGDDGYVLTLSTREQHIRRERASSNICSNNGLNAMTAAMYLSTIGKIGIREIAQLNHDKAMYLKSALAGAGFEPVFDPPFFNEFVMKAPRDFNRKRIDLINRQCVFAGLDLAPYYPELTDHYLFCATEKVSKQQMDQLAKEVA
- the gcvPB gene encoding aminomethyl-transferring glycine dehydrogenase subunit GcvPB — its product is MTQRPGTKGLIFNEPNVWDKSREGRCAISLPKADVERSPLDPALTGDTPNLPQLSELDVVRHYTRLSQWNFGVDSGMYPLGSCTMKYNPKTNEVQAARQGFAGAHPLAGDECSQGALRLMYDLERSLAEITGFDAVTLQPAAGAHGELTGMLIIHAYHAKQGRQRSKIIIPDTAHGTNPASATLCGYKSVNLKSGPKGILEPEAVAEIMDEETAGIMITNPNTLGLFEENIKEICEIVHAKGGLVYGDGANMNAIMGVVQPGKLGIDVLHLNLHKTFSTPHGGGGPGSGPVAVNEKLTPFLPVPRVEKELDTFKFVTDCPDSIGRLHTFYGHFGVMIKAYAYILTMGAQGLLDTSRLAVLNANYIKESLKGTLNLPYDRPCMHECVFNDAKQQEYHISTMDMAKRLLDYGFHPPTVYFPLVVDGAFMVEPTETESKEDIDQFIDAVKAIAKEAQTDPEKLTSAPVLPKVTRLDEVAAARKPCLRG
- the lipB gene encoding lipoyl(octanoyl) transferase LipB, which produces MSQRINTLSRAGVFQDLGLLEYTTALNFQETARKEKIEDRTRPDKIFFVQHPSVFTFGRNGGQENLTRSEEFLKDRGVALVQTDRGGNVTYHGPGQAVLYPVVDLEQARIGVTDFVYGLEEIMGQTAKDFGVPIHRDPRNHGMWTDSKKIGSVGLSIKHGISIHGLALNVSLDLTPFSWINPCGMSGVLMTSLKQELKDRGLPDPPLPMESIKETLITYFCQWFHFHPVKESAHASLC
- the lipA gene encoding lipoyl synthase: MHHCAEKKGKPAWLKKHLPRGGDYARVTRLLSGAKLHTVCQEANCPNMFECFSKDTATFMILGDQCTRHCRFCNITARPPLPVDPDEPARVAKAAMDLGLHYVVVTSVTRDDLPDGGAAHFAAVIRAIKKMGQDKDQTIRVEVLIPDFQGDIEALKTVMDAGPDVINHNIETVADLYVQARPEAVYQRSLDLLRNVKRLNPDMPAKSGIMAGLGETRAQLEKTLQDLADHGCDMLTIGQYLQPTRNHLPVEKFYPPEEFDDLADTARHMGFKKVASGPFVRSSYNAEELFQPA
- the pyk gene encoding pyruvate kinase; its protein translation is MPRKTKIIATISSLNCSKAFIERLYRAGMNVVRLNTAHMTHDDALKVVENTRAVSEKIGILVDTKGPEIRTCDAVEPLIVRNGDFVKIKGDPAGVSFGDLIYVSHKGFVNDVPMGSSVLIDDGTVAMAVVSQKPDYLVCQVENDGVIHPRKSVNIPSVHVKLPALSKKDIGFIELAADHRLDFIAHSFVRNKEDVLAVQEILDQKKSRIKIIAKIENSHGVENIHEILDHAYGVMIARGDLAVEIPTEKIPLIQKRIITTCIERRRPVIVATQMLHSMIDSPRPTRAEVSDVANACLDRTDALMLSGETASGKYPEVAVRTMAKIAMEVETNSSSFINTPYTSEKIVTAYLAKAAVKAALRLNTKAIVADSLTGNTILALAAYRGDNPIYAQVYDKRVMRQLSLSFGVSADYIPMSAGSMETLKLSICRMLEEKKLADDSLIIVLAGSFGPAHGASFIEIATAGALKEKCVTL